A genomic region of Halomonas aestuarii contains the following coding sequences:
- the panB gene encoding 3-methyl-2-oxobutanoate hydroxymethyltransferase gives MKTVTLSSLQAFKRAGEPFSCLTAYDASFARAAGESGIEVLLVGDSLGMVLQGHASTLPVTLDEICYHTRCVARGKVNSLLMVDLPFMSNSSTERLLQDAGALMRAGAELIKVEGEAWMADGIRELTRRGVPVCAHLGLTPQSVYQLGGYKVQGREAEKATQILEDARTLVEAGASVILLECVPASLGRAVSEALEVPVIGIGAGPDTDGQILVMHDVLGVTHGRTPRFVKNFMAEADDIHGAFRHYHEDVKARRFPAEAHCF, from the coding sequence ATGAAAACCGTCACCCTGAGCTCGCTGCAGGCCTTCAAGCGCGCCGGTGAGCCCTTCAGCTGCCTGACCGCCTACGATGCCTCCTTCGCGCGGGCCGCCGGCGAGTCGGGCATCGAGGTGCTGCTGGTGGGCGACTCCCTGGGCATGGTCCTGCAGGGACACGCCAGCACCCTGCCGGTGACCCTCGACGAAATCTGCTACCACACCCGCTGCGTGGCCCGCGGCAAGGTCAATAGCCTGCTGATGGTCGACCTGCCCTTCATGAGCAACTCCAGCACCGAGCGCCTGCTGCAGGACGCCGGAGCCCTGATGCGGGCCGGCGCCGAGCTGATCAAGGTCGAGGGCGAGGCCTGGATGGCGGACGGCATCCGCGAACTGACCCGCCGGGGCGTCCCGGTCTGCGCCCACCTCGGGCTGACCCCGCAGTCGGTCTACCAGCTGGGCGGCTACAAGGTCCAGGGCCGCGAGGCCGAGAAGGCGACGCAGATCCTCGAGGATGCCCGCACCCTGGTCGAGGCCGGTGCCTCGGTGATCCTGCTCGAGTGCGTGCCGGCGAGCCTGGGCCGGGCGGTGAGCGAGGCACTGGAGGTGCCGGTGATCGGCATCGGCGCCGGTCCCGACACCGACGGCCAGATCCTCGTGATGCACGACGTGCTGGGCGTGACCCATGGCCGCACGCCACGCTTCGTAAAGAACTTCATGGCCGAGGCCGATGACATCCATGGCGCCTTCCGCCACTACCACGAGGACGTCAAGGCCCGCCGCTTCCCCGCCGAAGCGCACTGTTTCTAG
- the folK gene encoding 2-amino-4-hydroxy-6-hydroxymethyldihydropteridine diphosphokinase, producing MSAPGHHAWVGLGSNLEGPREHVERALEELDRLPLTRRVAASRLYASRPVGPADQPDYINAVAQLETRLSPLALLDQLQALEQHHGRIRGRRWGPRTLDLDLLLFDDCRLALPRLTLPHPEMARRAFVLVPLAELAPGMTLDGRPLARLAADIETDGLAPVLPPG from the coding sequence ATGAGCGCGCCGGGGCATCATGCCTGGGTCGGCCTGGGCAGCAACCTGGAGGGACCGCGCGAGCATGTCGAGCGCGCCCTCGAGGAGCTCGACCGGCTGCCCCTGACGCGCCGCGTCGCGGCCTCGCGGCTCTATGCCAGCCGCCCGGTGGGGCCCGCCGACCAGCCCGACTACATCAATGCCGTGGCGCAGCTGGAGACGCGGCTCTCGCCGCTCGCCCTGCTCGACCAGCTTCAGGCCCTCGAGCAGCACCACGGGCGAATCCGCGGCCGGCGCTGGGGCCCGCGGACCCTGGACCTGGACCTGCTGCTGTTCGACGACTGCCGGCTCGCGCTGCCGCGACTGACCCTTCCCCATCCGGAGATGGCCCGACGCGCCTTCGTGCTGGTGCCGCTGGCCGAGCTGGCCCCGGGCATGACGCTCGACGGTCGGCCGCTGGCCCGGCTCGCGGCCGACATCGAGACCGACGGCCTGGCGCCGGTGTTACCGCCAGGCTGA
- the pcnB gene encoding polynucleotide adenylyltransferase PcnB: MIKGFTRFLQSPGQRIKSLFGPQDAPAGSTGPRIIPRPEHPVSRQHFSDAALKVLYRLHNAGFQAFLVGGCIRDSLLGHMPKDFDVATDATPEQIRELFRNSRIIGRRFRIVHVRFGREVIEVTTFRGKPNDDHADHISQQSDEGLLLRDNVWGNIEEDALRRDFTVNALYYNIADFSIHDFADGVKDIEARTLRLIGDPATRYREDPVRMLRAVRFAAKLDFHLHPATEAPIHDAAPLLLQIPPARLFDEVLKLFMAGQGVETFRLLRHYGLFEMLFPEADEAMEELPWAERLVELALESTDRRIREERPVTPAFLFASLLWAPVQQRQAILEAEGMPPIPALQAASQQVVSRQLQHISIPKRFSLPMRDIWDLQQRLPLRRGKRVFQTREHPRFRAAYDFLLLREGAGEIAPGLGDWWTAFQQADEHEQRRLLGKVGADPAGSGQPRKRRRRRRKPRGPASDA; the protein is encoded by the coding sequence ATGATCAAAGGTTTTACCCGCTTTCTGCAGAGCCCGGGCCAGCGCATCAAGTCGCTGTTCGGCCCTCAGGATGCGCCGGCCGGCAGCACCGGCCCCCGCATCATTCCCCGCCCCGAGCACCCTGTCTCGCGTCAGCATTTCAGTGATGCTGCCCTCAAGGTGCTCTACCGCCTGCACAATGCCGGTTTCCAGGCCTTCCTGGTCGGAGGGTGCATCCGTGACTCGCTGCTCGGCCACATGCCCAAGGATTTCGATGTCGCCACCGACGCGACGCCCGAGCAGATCCGGGAGCTGTTTCGCAACTCGCGGATCATCGGCCGGCGCTTTCGCATCGTGCACGTCCGCTTCGGCCGCGAGGTGATCGAGGTCACCACCTTCCGTGGCAAGCCGAACGATGACCATGCCGACCATATCTCCCAGCAGTCTGACGAGGGCCTGCTGCTGCGCGACAATGTCTGGGGCAACATCGAGGAAGACGCCCTGCGCCGCGACTTCACGGTCAACGCCCTCTACTACAACATCGCCGACTTCTCGATCCACGACTTCGCCGATGGCGTGAAGGACATCGAGGCCCGCACCCTGCGGCTAATCGGTGACCCGGCGACCCGCTATCGCGAGGATCCGGTGAGGATGCTGCGGGCGGTGCGCTTCGCCGCCAAGCTCGACTTCCACCTGCATCCGGCCACCGAGGCGCCGATCCACGATGCCGCGCCGCTGCTGCTGCAGATTCCGCCGGCCCGGCTGTTCGACGAGGTGCTCAAGCTGTTCATGGCCGGCCAGGGTGTCGAGACCTTCCGTCTGCTGCGCCATTACGGCCTGTTCGAGATGCTCTTCCCCGAGGCCGACGAGGCCATGGAGGAGCTGCCCTGGGCCGAGCGCCTGGTCGAACTGGCCCTGGAGAGCACCGACCGCCGCATCCGCGAGGAGCGTCCGGTGACGCCGGCCTTCCTGTTCGCCTCCCTGCTGTGGGCGCCCGTCCAGCAGCGCCAGGCGATCCTGGAGGCCGAGGGCATGCCGCCCATCCCCGCCCTGCAGGCGGCCTCCCAGCAGGTGGTCTCGCGCCAGCTCCAGCACATCTCGATTCCCAAGCGCTTCAGCCTGCCGATGCGCGACATCTGGGACCTGCAGCAGCGGCTGCCGCTGCGCCGCGGCAAGCGGGTCTTCCAGACCCGCGAGCACCCCAGGTTCCGGGCCGCCTATGACTTCCTGCTGCTGCGCGAAGGGGCCGGCGAGATCGCACCGGGCCTGGGCGACTGGTGGACCGCCTTCCAGCAGGCCGACGAACACGAGCAGCGTCGCCTGCTGGGCAAGGTCGGCGCCGACCCGGCCGGCAGCGGGCAGCCGCGCAAGCGCCGCCGGCGCCGCCGCAAGCCACGGGGCCCCGCGAGCGACGCATGA
- a CDS encoding sigma-54-dependent transcriptional regulator yields MSRILIVEDEAIIRSALKRLLERHDHQVSEAGSVAEALSLEPQGFDLVISDLRLPGEPGTDLIARAAPVPVLIMTSYASMRSAVEALKLGAVDYVAKPFDHDELLETVARVLHQQATQQGEPPDVTEPGGTRQTMIGNCPAMQVVYTRIRKSAPADVTVLVQGESGTGKELVARALHQQSRRASAPLICVNCAAIPETLIESELFGHEKGAFTGASASRTGLVEAADGGTLFLDEIGELPLDAQARLLRVLQEGEIRKIGSVETRHVDVRLIAATHRDLRGLSKTGEFRLDLYYRLNVMQIDLPPLREREDDILQIADVLLEKACRRHEREGLRLSRAARRTIRDYPWPGNVRELENALERGVILAEGHLIHPDDLGLAAGPRPLPEPVAEGSGLAAPVEPEATEEEDLSLEDYFQHFVLEHQDQMSETELAQKLGISRKCLWERRQRLGIPRKKGPRRTTG; encoded by the coding sequence ATGAGCCGGATCCTGATCGTTGAAGACGAAGCCATCATCCGCAGCGCCCTGAAGCGACTGCTGGAACGCCACGATCACCAGGTCAGCGAGGCGGGCTCGGTGGCCGAGGCCCTGTCCCTTGAGCCCCAGGGCTTCGACCTGGTGATCAGCGACCTGCGCCTGCCCGGCGAGCCCGGCACCGACCTGATCGCCCGGGCAGCGCCCGTGCCGGTGCTGATCATGACCAGCTACGCGAGCATGCGCTCGGCCGTGGAGGCCCTGAAGCTCGGCGCGGTGGACTACGTGGCCAAGCCCTTCGATCACGACGAGCTGCTCGAGACGGTGGCCAGGGTCCTGCACCAGCAGGCCACCCAGCAGGGCGAGCCCCCCGACGTCACTGAGCCGGGTGGCACGCGCCAGACCATGATCGGCAACTGCCCCGCCATGCAGGTGGTCTACACGCGGATCCGCAAGTCGGCGCCCGCCGATGTCACCGTGCTGGTGCAGGGCGAGTCCGGCACCGGCAAGGAGCTGGTGGCCCGGGCCCTACACCAGCAGAGCCGTCGCGCCAGTGCCCCGCTGATCTGCGTCAACTGCGCGGCCATCCCCGAGACGCTGATCGAGTCCGAGCTCTTCGGCCACGAGAAGGGCGCCTTCACGGGGGCCAGTGCCTCGCGCACCGGCCTGGTCGAAGCCGCCGACGGCGGCACCCTCTTCCTCGACGAGATCGGCGAGCTGCCGCTCGACGCCCAGGCCCGCCTGCTGCGGGTCCTGCAGGAGGGCGAGATCCGCAAGATCGGGTCCGTGGAGACGCGCCACGTGGATGTGCGCCTGATCGCCGCGACCCACCGCGACCTGCGTGGCCTGTCGAAGACCGGCGAGTTCCGCCTCGACCTCTACTATCGCCTCAACGTGATGCAGATCGACCTGCCGCCCCTGCGGGAACGCGAGGATGACATCCTCCAGATTGCCGACGTGCTGCTGGAGAAGGCCTGTCGACGCCACGAGCGCGAGGGGCTGCGGCTCTCCCGGGCGGCCCGTCGCACCATCCGCGACTACCCCTGGCCCGGCAACGTGCGCGAGCTGGAGAACGCCCTGGAGCGCGGCGTCATCCTCGCCGAGGGCCACCTTATCCACCCCGATGACCTGGGCCTGGCCGCGGGGCCCCGGCCGTTGCCCGAGCCCGTCGCCGAGGGCTCGGGCCTCGCCGCGCCAGTGGAGCCGGAGGCGACCGAGGAGGAGGACCTCTCGCTGGAGGACTACTTCCAGCACTTCGTGCTGGAGCATCAGGACCAGATGAGCGAGACGGAGCTCGCCCAGAAGCTCGGCATCAGCCGCAAGTGCCTGTGGGAGCGACGCCAGCGCCTGGGCATCCCGCGCAAGAAGGGCCCGCGTCGCACCACGGGATGA
- a CDS encoding ATP-binding protein — MNASLGAILALGSGYLLLLFLCALAVERGWISARIARHPAVYTLALGTYASAWAIYGSLELASVAGYGYLAYYLGVAGAFLLAPVLLVPIQRMTRTYQLASLADLFAFRFRSRWVGTLVTLVSLLAVLPLLALQVQTLGDTIFLMTGTASPAPLALLFCGLIALFAILFGARHTRLHARHDTLLAAIALESLVKLVAMLALGAFALFVVFNGPADLQAWLDGPGRLAQAGVDHLDPAQWRTLLLLFFAAAFLMPHMFHITFAETLSRRTLLQAAWSLPLFLLLMALPVPLILWAAQRLGIDAAGLGSAYLAYGLSESLWLQGLVFIAGLAATSGTMIIISLALSGMILNHLVLVAHPPVDQPDLYHWLRWLRRALIGAVIFGGWLFYRLVGVNHDLTTLGLAAFIGMAQCLPGMLALLYWPGANRKGMVTGLLAGVLVWLAGTWVPLLTDFPALVLLPPGLEALAGQPDWYVVTLVSLAANILTFILVSLVTPTSAGERAAAEACSVDAVIRPKRLPLVAGNGEEFKFHLARALGEEVATREVERALTDLGLSPLDGRPYALRRLRDRIQANLSGLMGPSVAQDIVDRHLPYRRGSLEPTDDIHFVESRLEAYRTRLTGLARELDGLRRYHRRILTRLPVGLCAFGVDDELLMWNDALAELTGIDGDSVVGARRDGLPPPWNALLGRMLLGHHDHLYKEPVILDGATRYLSLQRAELETDEAMRGGTVILIEDHSEMKWLEDELVHAARLASIGQLAAGVAHEIGNPVTGISSLAQNLRYDTDDPEVLETATQIQQLTDRISRIVESLVGFAHGGRHVAGQAFVPVSLAEVTDEALHLIHLARSGEDIRYHNRCPADLEVIGDAQRLLQVLVNLLGNARDASRPGDEVVIDAGRQGEWVHVTVTDQGHGIAEHVRDHLFEPFTTTKPPGEGTGLGLPLVYSIIAEHGGQIDIDSPPPGQARGTRIHLWLPLNSEHGTRTDEPDPDR; from the coding sequence ATGAACGCTAGCCTCGGCGCCATCCTGGCCCTGGGCAGCGGCTACCTGCTGCTGCTCTTCCTCTGCGCCCTGGCGGTGGAGCGGGGCTGGATCTCCGCGCGCATCGCGCGCCATCCGGCGGTCTACACCCTGGCACTGGGCACCTACGCCAGCGCCTGGGCGATCTACGGCAGCCTGGAACTGGCCAGCGTCGCCGGCTACGGCTATCTGGCCTACTACCTGGGGGTGGCCGGCGCCTTCCTGCTCGCCCCGGTGCTGCTGGTGCCGATCCAGCGCATGACCCGGACCTACCAGCTCGCCTCGCTGGCCGACCTCTTCGCCTTCCGCTTCCGCTCGCGGTGGGTCGGCACCCTGGTCACCCTGGTCAGCCTGCTCGCCGTGCTGCCACTGCTGGCCCTGCAGGTGCAGACCCTGGGCGACACCATCTTCCTGATGACCGGCACCGCCTCCCCGGCCCCGCTGGCGCTGCTCTTCTGCGGGCTGATCGCGCTGTTCGCGATCCTCTTCGGCGCCCGCCACACACGCCTCCATGCCCGCCACGACACCCTGCTGGCGGCCATCGCCCTGGAATCGCTGGTCAAGCTCGTCGCCATGCTGGCGCTGGGCGCCTTCGCGCTGTTCGTGGTCTTCAACGGCCCGGCCGACCTGCAGGCGTGGCTCGACGGTCCCGGTCGCCTGGCCCAGGCGGGCGTCGATCACCTCGACCCGGCCCAGTGGCGCACCCTGCTGCTGCTGTTCTTCGCCGCGGCCTTCCTGATGCCGCACATGTTCCACATCACCTTCGCCGAGACCCTCTCGCGGCGCACCCTGCTGCAGGCCGCCTGGTCGCTGCCGCTGTTCCTGCTGCTGATGGCGCTGCCGGTGCCGCTGATCCTGTGGGCCGCCCAGCGCCTGGGCATCGACGCCGCAGGGTTGGGCAGCGCCTACCTGGCCTATGGCCTCTCGGAGTCGCTGTGGCTGCAGGGCTTGGTCTTCATCGCCGGCCTGGCGGCCACCAGCGGCACCATGATCATCATCTCGCTGGCCCTGTCGGGAATGATCCTCAACCACCTGGTGCTGGTCGCCCATCCCCCGGTGGACCAGCCGGACCTCTACCACTGGCTGCGCTGGCTGCGTCGAGCCCTGATCGGCGCGGTGATCTTCGGCGGCTGGCTCTTCTATCGCCTGGTGGGGGTGAACCACGACCTGACCACCCTGGGGCTGGCCGCGTTCATCGGCATGGCCCAGTGCCTGCCGGGCATGCTGGCGCTGCTCTACTGGCCCGGCGCCAACCGCAAGGGGATGGTCACCGGGCTCCTCGCGGGCGTGCTGGTGTGGCTGGCCGGCACCTGGGTGCCCCTGCTGACCGACTTCCCGGCCCTGGTGCTGCTGCCGCCGGGGCTGGAGGCGCTGGCCGGCCAGCCGGACTGGTACGTGGTGACCCTGGTCTCGCTGGCGGCCAACATCCTCACCTTCATCCTGGTCTCACTGGTCACCCCGACCTCCGCCGGGGAGCGGGCCGCCGCGGAGGCCTGCTCGGTGGACGCGGTGATCCGCCCCAAGCGCCTGCCCTTGGTCGCCGGCAACGGCGAGGAGTTCAAGTTCCACCTGGCCCGCGCCCTGGGCGAGGAGGTCGCGACCCGGGAGGTCGAGCGGGCCCTGACCGACCTGGGCCTCTCGCCGCTGGATGGCCGCCCCTATGCCCTGCGGCGCCTGCGCGATCGCATCCAGGCCAACCTCTCGGGGCTGATGGGCCCCTCCGTGGCCCAGGACATCGTCGACCGCCACCTGCCCTATCGCCGCGGGAGCCTGGAGCCCACCGACGACATCCACTTCGTCGAGAGCCGCCTGGAGGCCTACCGCACCCGGCTGACCGGCCTGGCCCGCGAGCTCGACGGCCTGCGCCGCTACCACCGACGGATCCTCACCCGGCTGCCGGTGGGCCTGTGCGCCTTCGGGGTCGACGACGAGCTGCTGATGTGGAACGACGCCCTCGCCGAGCTCACCGGCATCGACGGCGACAGCGTGGTCGGCGCCCGCCGGGACGGCCTGCCGCCCCCCTGGAACGCCCTGCTGGGACGAATGCTGCTCGGGCACCACGACCACCTCTACAAGGAGCCGGTGATCCTGGACGGCGCCACCCGCTACCTGAGCCTGCAGAGGGCCGAGCTCGAGACCGACGAGGCGATGCGCGGGGGCACCGTGATCCTGATCGAGGACCACAGCGAGATGAAGTGGCTGGAGGACGAGCTGGTCCACGCCGCCAGGCTCGCCTCCATCGGCCAGCTGGCGGCCGGCGTGGCCCATGAGATCGGCAACCCCGTCACCGGCATCTCCTCGCTGGCGCAGAACCTGCGCTACGACACCGACGACCCGGAGGTGCTGGAGACCGCCACCCAGATCCAGCAGCTCACCGACCGCATCTCACGCATCGTCGAGTCGCTGGTGGGCTTCGCTCACGGCGGCCGCCACGTGGCGGGGCAGGCCTTCGTCCCGGTCTCGCTGGCCGAGGTGACCGACGAGGCCCTGCACTTGATCCACCTGGCCCGCTCGGGGGAGGATATCCGCTACCATAACCGCTGCCCCGCCGACCTGGAGGTCATTGGCGATGCCCAGCGACTGCTGCAGGTGCTGGTGAACCTGCTCGGCAACGCCCGCGACGCGAGCCGCCCCGGCGACGAGGTGGTCATCGACGCCGGACGGCAGGGCGAATGGGTGCACGTCACCGTCACCGACCAGGGCCACGGCATCGCCGAGCACGTGCGCGACCACCTGTTCGAGCCCTTCACCACCACCAAGCCGCCCGGCGAGGGCACGGGACTCGGCCTGCCGCTGGTCTACAGCATCATTGCCGAGCACGGCGGCCAGATCGACATCGACTCCCCGCCCCCGGGGCAGGCCCGTGGCACCCGCATCCACCTGTGGCTGCCCCTGAACTCAGAGCATGGTACCCGCACCGATGAGCCGGATCCTGATCGTTGA
- the gluQRS gene encoding tRNA glutamyl-Q(34) synthetase GluQRS — MSDYRGRFAPTPSGPLHFGSLVAALASFLDARHAGGEWRLRIEDIDPPRCPDGAADTILRQLEAFGLHWDGPVTWQHDHDDAYGAALEHLKARGLAYPCSCSRKQWRDYPVYPGWCRHGVREPGKPVAWRLRSDLGLRPVVWQDRLFGEQRFDPAELGDVVLKRKDGLWAYQLAVVVDDADQGISDVVRGFDLLDNTPWQRQLQHALGYPEPRYLHLPLILGQDGQKLSKQNLAPAIPEEEQAVRPLLHAALTALDQAPPAALATAPVAEQLQWAIGHWEVARLRAEAHRQPDATIP; from the coding sequence ATGAGCGACTATCGCGGCCGCTTCGCGCCGACTCCCTCGGGGCCCCTGCACTTCGGCTCCCTGGTGGCGGCCCTGGCGAGCTTCCTCGATGCCCGTCATGCGGGCGGCGAGTGGCGACTGCGCATCGAGGACATCGACCCGCCGCGCTGCCCGGACGGCGCAGCCGATACCATCCTGCGCCAGCTCGAGGCCTTCGGCCTGCACTGGGATGGCCCGGTGACCTGGCAGCACGACCACGATGACGCCTACGGCGCCGCGTTGGAGCACCTGAAGGCCAGGGGCCTCGCCTACCCCTGCAGCTGCTCGCGCAAGCAGTGGCGCGACTACCCCGTCTACCCCGGCTGGTGCCGCCACGGCGTCCGCGAGCCCGGCAAGCCGGTGGCCTGGCGACTGCGCAGCGACCTGGGGCTGCGCCCTGTGGTCTGGCAGGACCGGCTGTTCGGCGAGCAGCGCTTCGACCCGGCCGAGCTCGGCGACGTGGTGCTGAAGCGCAAGGACGGCCTCTGGGCCTACCAGCTCGCCGTGGTGGTGGACGACGCCGACCAGGGCATCAGCGACGTGGTCCGCGGCTTCGACCTGCTCGACAACACCCCCTGGCAGCGCCAGCTCCAGCACGCCCTGGGCTACCCCGAGCCGCGCTACCTGCACCTGCCGCTGATCCTGGGACAGGACGGGCAGAAGCTCTCCAAGCAGAACCTGGCACCGGCCATCCCCGAGGAGGAGCAGGCCGTGCGCCCGCTGCTGCACGCGGCCCTGACGGCGCTGGACCAGGCGCCCCCGGCGGCGCTGGCCACGGCACCGGTGGCCGAGCAGCTGCAGTGGGCAATCGGGCACTGGGAGGTCGCCCGGCTGCGCGCCGAGGCCCATCGCCAGCCCGACGCCACCATCCCCTGA
- the dksA gene encoding RNA polymerase-binding protein DksA codes for MPVAEKKMDAPKKFTPYEPAPGEEYMNDKQLEHFRKILLGWKQELMEEVDRTVRHLQEEANNYADPADRATQEEGFNLELRTRDRERKLLKKINETLEKIDEDDYGFCDACGVEIGIRRLEARPTATLCVDCKTLAELKEKQLGG; via the coding sequence ATGCCAGTAGCAGAAAAGAAGATGGATGCTCCCAAGAAATTCACCCCGTACGAGCCGGCGCCGGGTGAAGAGTACATGAACGATAAGCAGCTGGAGCACTTCCGCAAGATCCTGCTGGGCTGGAAACAGGAGCTCATGGAAGAGGTCGACCGCACCGTGCGCCACCTGCAGGAAGAGGCGAACAACTACGCCGATCCGGCCGACCGGGCCACCCAGGAAGAGGGCTTCAACCTGGAGCTGCGGACGCGCGACCGTGAACGCAAGCTGCTCAAGAAGATCAACGAGACCCTCGAGAAGATCGACGAGGATGATTACGGCTTCTGCGATGCCTGCGGCGTCGAGATCGGCATCCGCCGCCTCGAGGCCCGTCCCACCGCCACCCTGTGCGTGGACTGCAAGACGCTGGCCGAGCTCAAGGAAAAGCAGCTGGGCGGCTGA
- a CDS encoding pyridoxal phosphate-dependent aminotransferase: MSWNARVARVAPFRVMSLLEAAQAREAAGHDVIHLEVGEPDFATPEPVVAAGHAALAAGQTRYTPAAGLPALREAIAGHYAEHFGAAVDPGRILVTPGASGALLLASQLLAGPGDRVLMADPNYPCNRHFMALAGAEVEAVPVDAQSGWQLDADLVARHWRDDTSLAMLATPSNPTGHMLDAGRLAAVADTVKARGGELLVDEIYQGLCYDLEPLSVAAITPDAFVVNSFSKYFGMTGWRLGWLLAPEAAVEPLTRLAQNVFLAPSTPAQHAALAAFTPDTREILEGRRRELGRRRDALLAGLSRLGLAPSLPPQGAFYLWLDVSRYSDDSEAFCRALLEEENVAITPGTDFALTGGERHVRIAFTTGEARLEEAVSRLERFLARR, encoded by the coding sequence ATGTCCTGGAATGCCCGCGTGGCGCGCGTCGCCCCCTTCCGCGTGATGAGCCTGCTGGAGGCCGCCCAGGCCCGGGAGGCCGCCGGCCACGATGTCATCCACCTCGAGGTCGGGGAGCCCGATTTCGCCACCCCCGAGCCGGTCGTGGCGGCCGGCCACGCGGCCCTGGCGGCCGGCCAGACCCGCTACACCCCGGCGGCCGGCCTGCCGGCCCTGCGCGAGGCCATCGCCGGCCACTATGCCGAGCACTTCGGCGCCGCCGTCGACCCGGGGCGCATCCTGGTCACGCCCGGGGCCTCCGGGGCGCTGCTGCTGGCCAGCCAGCTGCTGGCGGGGCCCGGTGACCGGGTGCTGATGGCCGACCCCAACTACCCCTGCAACCGCCACTTCATGGCCCTGGCGGGGGCCGAGGTGGAGGCCGTGCCGGTGGACGCGCAGAGCGGCTGGCAGCTGGATGCCGACCTGGTGGCGCGCCACTGGCGTGACGACACCTCCCTGGCCATGCTCGCCACCCCCTCGAACCCCACCGGCCACATGCTCGACGCGGGGCGGCTCGCGGCGGTGGCCGACACCGTGAAGGCGCGCGGCGGCGAGCTGCTGGTGGACGAGATCTACCAGGGGCTCTGCTACGACCTCGAGCCGCTCTCGGTAGCCGCGATCACCCCGGACGCCTTCGTGGTCAACAGCTTCTCGAAGTACTTCGGCATGACCGGCTGGCGCCTGGGCTGGCTGCTGGCCCCCGAGGCGGCGGTGGAGCCGCTCACCCGCCTGGCCCAGAACGTCTTCCTGGCGCCCTCCACCCCGGCCCAGCATGCCGCCCTGGCCGCTTTCACGCCCGACACCCGCGAGATCCTCGAGGGGCGGCGCCGGGAGCTCGGCAGGCGCCGCGACGCCCTGCTGGCGGGCCTGTCGCGGCTGGGGCTGGCGCCATCGCTTCCCCCCCAGGGAGCCTTCTACCTGTGGCTCGACGTCTCGCGCTACAGCGACGACAGCGAGGCCTTCTGCCGCGCGCTGCTCGAGGAGGAGAACGTCGCCATCACCCCCGGCACCGACTTCGCGCTCACCGGGGGCGAGCGCCACGTGCGCATCGCCTTCACCACCGGCGAGGCGCGGCTAGAAGAGGCGGTGAGCCGCCTCGAGCGCTTCCTGGCGCGTCGCTGA
- the sfsA gene encoding DNA/RNA nuclease SfsA, which translates to MEYPPLVPGTLLRRYKRFLADVRLDDGREVVAHCPNTGSMRAVNVPGGRVWLAASDNPARKLAWTWELIELPQPDGRVAAASVNTGRANRIVEEALHEGRVEELAGYATLRREARVEGQVDGKGHDRTRLDFRLEDPRHGTAFVEVKQVTLKEADGHGYFPDAVSERGRRHLEALAALVARGHRAVLLFCVAHEGIDDVAPALHLDPAYASTLREVASRGVEVLARRCELTRAQGVPTGIRLGRGLPVSLTREVDPSVVVD; encoded by the coding sequence ATGGAGTACCCGCCCCTGGTGCCCGGCACCCTGCTGCGCCGCTACAAGCGCTTCCTGGCCGACGTGCGCCTCGACGACGGCCGCGAGGTGGTGGCCCACTGCCCCAACACCGGCTCCATGCGGGCGGTGAACGTGCCGGGCGGCCGGGTCTGGCTCGCCGCGAGCGACAACCCCGCCCGCAAGCTGGCCTGGACCTGGGAGCTGATCGAGCTCCCGCAGCCCGATGGCCGCGTGGCGGCGGCCTCGGTGAATACCGGCCGGGCCAACCGCATCGTTGAGGAGGCGCTGCACGAGGGTCGGGTGGAGGAGCTGGCGGGCTACGCCACGCTCCGGCGCGAGGCACGGGTCGAGGGGCAGGTCGATGGGAAGGGCCACGATCGCACACGACTGGACTTTCGCCTCGAGGATCCCCGGCACGGCACGGCCTTTGTCGAGGTCAAGCAGGTTACGCTGAAGGAGGCCGATGGCCACGGCTACTTCCCCGACGCGGTGAGCGAGCGGGGGCGCCGGCACCTGGAGGCCCTGGCGGCCCTGGTGGCCCGGGGCCATCGGGCCGTGCTGCTCTTCTGCGTGGCCCACGAGGGCATCGACGACGTGGCGCCGGCGCTCCACCTGGATCCCGCCTATGCCTCGACCCTGCGGGAGGTGGCCTCCCGCGGCGTGGAGGTGCTGGCGCGGCGCTGCGAGCTCACCCGCGCGCAGGGGGTGCCGACGGGGATCCGTCTGGGGCGCGGGCTCCCGGTCTCACTCACCCGCGAGGTGGATCCTTCCGTGGTCGTCGATTGA
- a CDS encoding Rieske (2Fe-2S) protein: MTTRPDDGPSAVTAPPIAHLAELEATSARGVRLPDGRDALLVRVHGRVSAFENRCPHQGVPLEAEPDRFLEPGGELIQCAMHGALFLPEDGECVFGPCQGRHLREIPVSIDDHGRIHLAGE, encoded by the coding sequence ATGACCACACGGCCCGATGACGGCCCCTCGGCCGTGACCGCCCCGCCCATCGCCCATCTCGCCGAGCTCGAGGCCACCTCGGCCCGGGGAGTGCGCCTGCCCGACGGCCGCGACGCCCTGCTGGTGAGGGTGCACGGCCGGGTCAGCGCCTTCGAGAATCGCTGCCCCCACCAGGGCGTGCCGCTAGAGGCCGAGCCGGACCGCTTCCTGGAACCCGGTGGCGAGCTGATCCAGTGCGCCATGCACGGGGCGCTCTTCCTGCCCGAGGATGGCGAATGCGTGTTCGGCCCCTGCCAGGGCCGCCACCTGCGGGAGATCCCCGTCTCAATCGACGACCACGGAAGGATCCACCTCGCGGGTGAGTGA